The following are encoded in a window of Neomicrococcus lactis genomic DNA:
- a CDS encoding metal ABC transporter solute-binding protein, Zn/Mn family, with protein sequence MTQPSKLSANARNPRPRVALRTVAGGVVLAFTLSACSVAPLPDHGAASASATDSRPVVVTTFSVLADLVRHIGGDRVRVESITKPGAEIHGYEPTPSDLKRIADADLLLNNGLGLEAWFERFVQTIDAPRVTLSEGIEAIPITVGGYAGHPNPHAWIAPSQARIYVKKALAALSDLAPQDASYFEQNAAVLDQKLDDILESARERLSGGTTSALVTCEGAFSYLARDLNIGEHYLWPVNAESEGSPRQIREQIAYIRSNKIPAVFCESTVPAGPQERVAAETGAEWGGTLYVDSLSAADGPVPDYLSLVEYTVDKIVEGLHDS encoded by the coding sequence ATGACGCAACCCTCGAAATTATCGGCGAACGCGCGTAATCCCCGCCCGCGAGTTGCGCTCCGGACGGTAGCCGGCGGCGTCGTACTCGCTTTTACGCTGTCCGCCTGCAGCGTTGCTCCTTTACCGGACCACGGCGCAGCTTCCGCCAGCGCCACCGATTCCCGTCCCGTTGTGGTCACCACCTTCAGCGTGCTAGCGGACTTGGTGCGGCACATTGGCGGCGACCGGGTGCGGGTGGAGTCGATCACGAAGCCCGGCGCGGAAATTCATGGCTACGAACCCACTCCGAGCGACCTGAAACGCATTGCCGACGCTGACCTACTGTTGAACAACGGGCTGGGTCTCGAAGCCTGGTTTGAGCGGTTCGTGCAAACCATCGATGCCCCGCGTGTCACGCTGTCCGAGGGCATCGAGGCGATCCCCATCACCGTGGGCGGATACGCAGGTCATCCCAACCCGCATGCATGGATTGCGCCTTCTCAAGCGAGGATTTACGTCAAGAAAGCCCTTGCGGCCCTCTCCGATTTAGCGCCGCAAGATGCGTCCTATTTTGAGCAAAACGCCGCTGTCTTGGACCAAAAGCTGGATGACATCTTGGAGTCTGCTCGTGAACGGCTTTCGGGCGGAACCACATCCGCGTTGGTGACCTGCGAGGGAGCGTTCTCCTATCTCGCACGAGACCTGAATATCGGGGAACATTACTTGTGGCCCGTGAATGCGGAGTCCGAAGGCAGTCCTCGGCAGATTCGAGAACAGATTGCTTATATACGTTCCAACAAGATCCCGGCGGTCTTTTGCGAATCCACCGTTCCTGCTGGCCCGCAAGAGCGAGTGGCGGCAGAGACTGGGGCCGAGTGGGGCGGGACGCTGTACGTGGATTCCTTATCCGCCGCGGACGGTCC
- the hisN gene encoding histidinol-phosphatase, whose translation MSLASSQYVEDLRLAHVIADAVDSVTLSRFKALDLQVETKPDLTPVTDADKLAEEVIRGHLARSRNRDAVQGEEYGITGSGPRKWVVDPIDGTKNFVRGVPVWATLIALLDEDRPVMGVVSAPALGKRWWASEGGGAYTGKSLSAATPLQVSKISALEDASLSYASLGGWKERGDLDRMLELHDKVWRTRAYGDFWSYCLLAEGAVDIATEPELNLHDMAALVPIVWEAGGKFTSLKGEDGCFGGNAVATNGLLHDATLEIIGERA comes from the coding sequence ATGAGTCTTGCCTCCTCCCAGTATGTTGAAGATCTGCGCCTTGCCCACGTCATTGCCGACGCCGTTGATTCGGTCACGCTCTCGCGTTTTAAGGCCCTCGATCTTCAAGTGGAGACGAAGCCGGACCTCACACCCGTCACCGATGCTGACAAACTCGCAGAAGAGGTCATCCGCGGACACCTCGCGCGCTCGCGTAATCGTGACGCTGTGCAAGGTGAGGAATACGGCATCACTGGTTCTGGTCCCCGCAAATGGGTTGTTGACCCTATTGATGGCACCAAGAACTTTGTGCGAGGCGTTCCCGTGTGGGCCACGCTGATTGCTCTCCTCGACGAAGATCGCCCAGTGATGGGCGTGGTTTCGGCGCCTGCCCTCGGCAAGCGCTGGTGGGCCTCGGAAGGCGGCGGAGCCTACACGGGCAAGTCGCTTTCGGCGGCAACTCCCCTGCAGGTCTCCAAGATTTCTGCGCTTGAGGACGCTTCGCTCTCTTACGCGAGCTTGGGCGGATGGAAAGAGCGCGGCGATCTAGATCGCATGCTCGAACTTCATGACAAGGTCTGGCGCACGCGCGCTTACGGCGACTTCTGGTCCTATTGCCTCCTTGCGGAGGGTGCCGTGGACATCGCCACCGAGCCCGAACTCAATCTTCACGACATGGCCGCTCTTGTTCCCATCGTGTGGGAAGCCGGCGGCAAGTTTACGTCTCTCAAGGGCGAGGACGGCTGCTTCGGCGGCAATGCCGTCGCCACGAACGGTCTCCTCCATGACGCAACCCTCGAAATTATCGGCGAACGCGCGTAA
- a CDS encoding GTPase RsgA translates to MARDARSFDESDVRIRPNKKGSRPRTKDRPDFKDAEIGRIITVDRGRYTAILDENTENERIVIAARARNLSRQAVVPGDLVGLVGDTSGAPDTLARLVTIQERRTLLRRSADDTDPVERVVVANADNLVIVVAAANPEPRTGFIDRALVAAFDADIHPILCITKADIKEPDELIANYAGVELDILVSRTADENASGIDARSADGASARLQRSTLEELRDLIAGEVSVVIGHSGVGKSTLVNALTGADRATGGVNKVTGRGRHTSSSALALRVEDAPPHTWIIDTPGIRSFGLALVEPDNVVSAFPDLVEATADCPRGCTHLEDGPDCALDAWVADGHAGPSGVARLASLRRLLGSSAKEEIHEKTLGES, encoded by the coding sequence GTGGCTCGTGATGCACGCTCGTTTGACGAGAGCGACGTTCGCATTCGCCCGAACAAGAAGGGCTCCCGTCCGCGCACCAAAGACCGCCCGGACTTCAAGGACGCCGAGATTGGCCGCATCATCACCGTGGACCGAGGTCGCTACACCGCGATACTCGACGAAAACACGGAGAACGAGCGCATTGTCATCGCCGCACGTGCTCGCAATTTGAGCCGTCAGGCCGTGGTTCCCGGCGATCTCGTGGGCTTGGTGGGCGACACGTCTGGTGCACCAGATACTCTGGCCCGCCTCGTGACCATTCAAGAACGCCGCACGCTGCTGCGCCGTAGCGCCGATGACACGGATCCCGTGGAGCGCGTGGTGGTGGCTAACGCAGACAATTTGGTGATTGTGGTGGCTGCCGCCAACCCAGAGCCGCGCACGGGCTTTATTGACCGTGCCCTCGTGGCCGCTTTTGATGCTGACATCCACCCGATCCTCTGCATCACCAAAGCGGACATCAAGGAGCCAGACGAGCTCATCGCTAACTATGCGGGCGTGGAGCTAGACATCTTGGTGAGCCGTACCGCGGATGAGAATGCCTCCGGCATCGATGCCCGCTCGGCAGACGGAGCCTCGGCAAGACTGCAGCGCTCGACCCTCGAGGAACTTCGCGACTTGATCGCCGGCGAGGTCAGCGTGGTGATTGGCCACTCGGGCGTAGGAAAGTCCACGCTCGTCAACGCTCTCACCGGCGCTGACCGTGCCACGGGCGGCGTCAATAAGGTCACCGGCCGCGGCCGCCACACCTCAAGTTCCGCTTTGGCGCTGCGCGTCGAGGACGCTCCCCCTCATACGTGGATCATCGATACTCCAGGTATCCGATCCTTCGGCTTGGCACTTGTGGAGCCGGACAACGTGGTCTCGGCGTTCCCGGACCTCGTGGAAGCCACCGCCGACTGCCCGCGCGGCTGCACGCACCTCGAGGATGGACCCGATTGCGCACTCGACGCGTGGGTGGCTGACGGACACGCCGGACCTAGCGGCGTAGCGCGGCTCGCATCTCTGCGCAGGCTCCTCGGCAGCTCGGCTAAGGAAGAAATCCACGAGAAGACGTTGGGTGAATCCTGA
- the aroA gene encoding 3-phosphoshikimate 1-carboxyvinyltransferase: MPFPDLWPAPTPHGPVKASLTLPGSKSLTARYLMLGAFASGPSRLRAPLYARDTRLMMTALRTLGVRIEEVPGSGAFGPDLVMYPRLASSDYDDAARVPLAATGKIDCGLAGTVMRFVPFLAALTPGEWTFDGDPAARLRPMGPILDTLRALGVEIRGGENGMLPFTIVGQSTIAGGPVTIDASGSSQFISAAMLAAPHFENGLSLTHEGSKVPSVDHIRMTSEALRGLDVSVDDSTELTWSVAPGPISAFDIEIEQDLSNAGPFLAAALATHGTVTIERWPTNTTQVGDRWREYLPQLGATVELLPRKDGGQDLQVTGGERIFGADIADSSELAPTLAALLALADSPSRLTGIAHLRGHETNRLEALVTEINRLGGNAQEIADGIEINPAPLHGGTWETYEDHRLATAGAVIGLAVEGVEVADIATTSKTLPEFPELWANVVATASAVGAE; this comes from the coding sequence GTGCCGTTTCCTGATCTTTGGCCGGCCCCTACGCCTCACGGGCCGGTCAAAGCTTCTCTAACTCTCCCGGGTTCTAAGTCTCTGACCGCCCGCTACCTCATGCTGGGCGCCTTCGCGTCCGGCCCATCCCGTCTGCGCGCGCCTCTCTACGCTCGGGACACGCGCCTCATGATGACCGCCCTGCGCACGTTGGGCGTCCGCATTGAGGAAGTGCCGGGCTCTGGCGCGTTCGGCCCGGATCTGGTGATGTACCCGCGCTTGGCTTCTTCGGATTACGACGACGCAGCTCGCGTCCCGCTAGCAGCCACCGGAAAGATTGACTGCGGTCTTGCAGGCACGGTGATGCGTTTTGTGCCGTTCTTGGCAGCACTCACGCCCGGTGAGTGGACGTTCGACGGAGATCCAGCCGCACGTTTGCGCCCTATGGGTCCCATCTTGGACACCCTGCGTGCCCTCGGCGTGGAGATCCGCGGCGGCGAGAATGGCATGTTGCCGTTCACGATTGTGGGTCAGTCCACCATCGCCGGCGGTCCCGTCACGATTGATGCCTCTGGCTCATCCCAGTTCATCTCCGCGGCGATGCTCGCTGCCCCACATTTTGAGAACGGGTTGTCCTTGACCCATGAGGGTTCCAAGGTTCCTTCCGTTGATCACATTCGCATGACCAGCGAAGCGCTGCGCGGACTCGATGTCAGCGTGGATGATTCCACGGAGTTGACCTGGTCCGTGGCTCCTGGCCCGATTTCCGCGTTCGACATTGAGATTGAACAAGATCTCTCCAACGCGGGCCCCTTCTTGGCCGCAGCGTTGGCAACTCATGGCACCGTCACGATCGAGCGCTGGCCAACGAACACCACTCAGGTAGGCGATCGCTGGCGCGAGTACTTGCCGCAGCTAGGAGCAACAGTAGAGCTGCTCCCCCGCAAAGATGGCGGGCAGGATCTGCAGGTCACCGGCGGCGAGCGCATTTTTGGCGCCGATATAGCTGATTCCAGTGAACTCGCGCCGACGCTTGCTGCGCTCTTGGCTCTTGCTGACAGCCCATCTCGCTTGACGGGCATCGCTCATTTGCGCGGTCATGAGACTAACCGTCTGGAAGCTCTCGTCACCGAGATCAACCGTTTGGGCGGCAATGCTCAAGAGATTGCCGACGGCATTGAAATCAACCCTGCCCCGTTGCATGGTGGCACGTGGGAGACGTACGAAGACCACCGTCTAGCGACTGCCGGAGCGGTGATCGGTTTAGCGGTGGAGGGTGTTGAAGTGGCAGACATCGCTACCACCTCAAAGACTTTGCCGGAGTTCCCTGAACTTTGGGCCAATGTGGTCGCCACGGCGTCTGCTGTGGGAGCGGAGTAG
- a CDS encoding DoxX family protein: MSLVRLAARPMLAAPFIWTGLERLRNPKEAAAQLEGSLNTLASVTPKATVAANQPELVARVLGGVQVVAGSMFAIGRMPRFSSAVLVGTALINALAEAQAEVPEAEKLPKFLKNIGLAGGVLLASVDTAGNPSLAWRAQHLAQDAKKTFEKTNAQVTNAVRSTTEDARKRVEDTFGI, encoded by the coding sequence ATGTCGCTTGTTCGTTTAGCCGCCCGTCCGATGCTCGCCGCTCCATTCATCTGGACCGGACTGGAGCGTCTTCGCAATCCCAAGGAAGCCGCCGCTCAGCTTGAGGGCAGCTTGAATACCTTGGCGTCCGTAACTCCGAAGGCCACCGTTGCGGCGAATCAGCCGGAATTGGTTGCTCGCGTGTTGGGTGGCGTTCAGGTGGTTGCTGGTTCGATGTTTGCTATTGGCCGCATGCCACGTTTCTCCTCCGCCGTTTTGGTGGGCACTGCGCTCATCAACGCCCTGGCTGAGGCGCAGGCTGAGGTTCCAGAGGCTGAGAAGCTACCAAAGTTCTTGAAGAACATTGGCTTGGCTGGCGGCGTGCTGTTGGCTTCGGTTGATACCGCTGGTAACCCAAGCCTTGCTTGGCGCGCGCAGCACTTGGCGCAGGATGCCAAGAAGACCTTCGAGAAGACCAACGCTCAGGTGACGAATGCTGTCCGCAGCACCACTGAGGACGCTCGCAAGCGCGTTGAAGACACCTTCGGTATCTAA
- a CDS encoding sigma-70 family RNA polymerase sigma factor, with amino-acid sequence MTENQSTDTMPSGAETEAERRARFEADALQYVDQLYSAALRMARNPSDAEDLVQEAYTKAYSSFHQYKPGTNLKAWLYRILTNTYINLYRKRQREPLRTGTDQVEDWQMAQAAEHTSSGLRSAETEALDHLPDSDVKSALQSIPEEFRLAVYFADVEGYSYKEVAEILDVPMGTVMSRLHRGRRQLRDLLADYALERGFSAKNKKSAAGDNASASKEKKS; translated from the coding sequence ATGACCGAGAACCAGTCCACTGACACCATGCCCTCTGGCGCAGAAACTGAAGCTGAACGCCGCGCGCGTTTTGAAGCGGATGCACTTCAGTATGTTGACCAGTTGTATTCGGCCGCCTTGCGCATGGCCCGAAACCCTTCAGATGCCGAGGATTTGGTACAGGAGGCGTATACGAAAGCGTATTCGTCCTTCCACCAGTACAAGCCCGGAACCAACCTGAAGGCTTGGCTGTACCGAATCCTGACCAACACGTACATCAACCTGTACCGCAAGCGTCAGCGCGAGCCACTTCGGACGGGCACGGATCAGGTTGAAGACTGGCAAATGGCGCAAGCCGCCGAGCACACGTCTTCTGGCCTGCGTTCCGCAGAGACCGAAGCGCTGGACCACTTGCCAGACTCTGACGTCAAGAGTGCGCTGCAGTCAATCCCGGAGGAATTTCGGCTCGCCGTGTACTTCGCGGACGTTGAGGGCTATTCCTACAAGGAAGTAGCCGAGATCTTGGACGTGCCAATGGGGACAGTGATGTCTCGATTGCACCGTGGTCGCCGGCAACTCCGCGACCTGCTTGCTGACTATGCCCTAGAACGCGGTTTTTCCGCTAAGAACAAAAAGAGTGCTGCGGGAGATAACGCTTCCGCGTCAAAGGAGAAAAAATCATGA
- the rsrA gene encoding mycothiol system anti-sigma-R factor, producing MSDCQSLGDCADSRIVRLYEYLDGLLSPSDIQDVKSHLDSCPDCAKEHDIECVIRSVVKRSCQDHAPSDLKARIMGRLTEIHADSPA from the coding sequence ATGAGCGATTGCCAGTCACTCGGCGACTGCGCCGATTCCCGGATTGTCCGGTTGTATGAATATTTGGATGGGTTGTTGTCCCCATCGGACATTCAGGACGTGAAGTCCCACTTGGATTCCTGCCCGGATTGCGCCAAGGAACATGACATTGAGTGCGTCATTCGCTCTGTCGTGAAGCGCTCTTGCCAGGACCACGCGCCGTCGGATTTGAAGGCACGCATCATGGGCCGACTGACGGAGATCCACGCAGATTCTCC